The proteins below come from a single Salinilacihabitans rarus genomic window:
- the carA gene encoding glutamine-hydrolyzing carbamoyl-phosphate synthase small subunit, with protein MNPAYVALESGHVIEGRGRAPGTARGELVFTTAYTGYEESLTDPSYEEQVLTFSYPLIGNYGVREERFESDRVHPRAVLARELTDEVADWLASEGVPAVDHLDTREVVTDVREGGAMKCGVAVGANATPDDAVAELERCEAMSDHTEIGAQVSVDDPVVRGAGNDGPEVALVDCGAKGSIVDSLLAREATVHVLPHDAAPGDVAAVDPDLLFVSNGPGDPANYEAAIDLVREFVADTPVAGICLGQQIVAEALGGTTEKMTFGHRGVNQPVLDLDSGQVVMTTQNHGYTVADPGDHLEVTQVNVNDDTPEGLDGIEYDVITRQYHPEANPGPEDTLDFFDDVLAMSSADAPRAVVADD; from the coding sequence ATGAACCCGGCCTACGTAGCGCTGGAGAGCGGCCACGTGATCGAGGGGCGTGGTCGCGCTCCGGGCACGGCTCGTGGGGAACTGGTTTTCACGACGGCGTACACGGGCTACGAGGAGAGCCTGACCGACCCCTCCTACGAGGAGCAGGTGCTGACGTTCTCGTACCCGCTGATCGGCAACTACGGCGTCCGCGAGGAGCGCTTCGAGTCCGATCGCGTCCACCCCCGAGCCGTGCTGGCCCGCGAGCTGACCGACGAGGTCGCCGACTGGCTCGCGAGCGAGGGCGTTCCGGCCGTCGACCACCTCGACACCCGCGAGGTCGTCACCGACGTCCGCGAGGGCGGCGCGATGAAGTGCGGCGTCGCCGTCGGCGCGAACGCGACGCCCGACGACGCCGTCGCCGAACTGGAGCGCTGCGAGGCGATGAGCGACCACACCGAGATCGGCGCGCAGGTCAGCGTCGACGACCCGGTCGTCCGCGGCGCCGGCAACGACGGTCCCGAGGTCGCGCTGGTCGACTGCGGCGCGAAGGGCTCGATCGTCGACTCCCTGCTCGCCCGCGAGGCGACCGTCCACGTCCTCCCGCACGACGCCGCCCCCGGCGACGTCGCGGCCGTCGACCCCGACCTCCTGTTCGTCTCGAACGGCCCCGGCGACCCGGCCAACTACGAGGCGGCGATCGACCTCGTCCGGGAGTTCGTCGCGGACACGCCCGTCGCCGGCATCTGTCTGGGCCAGCAGATCGTCGCCGAGGCACTCGGCGGCACCACCGAGAAGATGACCTTCGGCCACCGCGGCGTCAACCAGCCCGTCCTCGACCTCGACTCGGGTCAGGTCGTCATGACCACCCAGAACCACGGCTACACCGTCGCCGACCCCGGCGACCACCTCGAAGTGACGCAGGTCAACGTCAACGACGACACTCCCGAGGGCCTCGACGGCATCGAGTACGACGTCATCACCCGCCAGTACCACCCCGAAGCCAACCCCGGCCCGGAGGACACCCTCGACTTCTTCGACGACGTGCTCGCGATGTCCAGCGCCGACGCCCCGCGAGCCGTCGTCGCCGACGACTGA
- a CDS encoding formyltransferase family protein, with translation MTRIAGLAGNRGRNLLNIADRAPGGAELAVVLTNREDAPVLEAAADRGIPTEVVPLGDGADRREHEERVLAALDGYEFDLVCLDGYMRILSDTFLDAAPTTLNVHPSLLPAFPGTDAWGDALAAGVSVTGCTVHVVTDATDDDGTVIEEEVDAGPIVTQEPVPVYEGDDTETLKERVLYEGEFRAYPRAVTWFAEGAVDVDLDAGEVTVDADAAADDGLPARRLVSSDRLDALRYGENPHQNAAVYADYTCEEASVVHADQLNEGAKALSYNNYNDADGALNLVKEFDDPAAAVIKHTNPAGCATADTVAEAYERALSTDPMSAFGGIVALNRECDAETAAQITDSFKEVVVAPGYTDEALDVLCEKENLRVLDVGREARSASDASSAERSSADSRAAEPRDDGDQPRALGEPTERFTEKPIVGGRLVQERDLQSLSVEDLEVVTEREPTDEQLETMVFAWQTLKHVKSNGILFATGTETVGIGMGQVSRVDAVRLAAMKADEHAEGKDAEGAVMASDAFFPFPDGIEEAAKAGIEAVVQPGGSVNDEDVIAAADEHDVAMAFTGQRSFRHD, from the coding sequence ATGACGAGAATCGCCGGGCTGGCCGGCAACCGAGGGCGCAACCTGCTGAACATCGCCGACCGCGCGCCGGGCGGGGCGGAACTCGCGGTCGTGCTGACCAACCGCGAGGACGCCCCCGTCCTCGAAGCCGCCGCCGACCGCGGGATTCCGACCGAGGTCGTCCCCCTCGGCGACGGGGCGGACCGCCGCGAGCACGAGGAGCGCGTGCTCGCGGCCCTCGACGGGTACGAGTTCGACCTCGTCTGCCTCGACGGCTACATGCGCATCCTCTCGGATACCTTCCTCGACGCCGCGCCGACGACGCTGAACGTCCACCCGTCGCTGCTGCCCGCGTTCCCCGGGACGGACGCGTGGGGCGACGCGCTGGCGGCCGGCGTCTCCGTCACCGGCTGTACGGTCCACGTCGTCACGGACGCGACCGACGACGACGGGACCGTGATCGAGGAGGAGGTCGACGCCGGTCCGATCGTCACCCAGGAGCCGGTGCCCGTCTACGAGGGCGACGATACGGAGACGCTGAAAGAGCGGGTCCTCTACGAGGGCGAGTTCCGCGCGTACCCGCGTGCGGTGACGTGGTTCGCCGAGGGCGCCGTCGACGTCGATTTGGACGCGGGCGAGGTGACCGTCGACGCCGACGCCGCGGCCGACGACGGCCTCCCTGCACGCCGGCTGGTCTCCAGCGACCGCCTCGATGCCCTCCGCTACGGCGAGAACCCCCACCAGAACGCCGCCGTCTACGCCGACTACACCTGCGAGGAGGCCTCGGTCGTCCACGCCGACCAGTTGAACGAGGGGGCGAAGGCCCTGTCGTACAACAACTACAACGACGCCGACGGCGCCTTGAACCTCGTCAAGGAGTTCGACGACCCCGCGGCCGCGGTGATCAAGCACACCAACCCCGCGGGCTGTGCGACCGCCGACACCGTCGCCGAGGCCTACGAGAGGGCGCTCTCGACGGACCCGATGAGCGCCTTCGGCGGCATCGTCGCGCTGAACCGCGAGTGCGACGCCGAGACGGCCGCACAGATCACCGACTCGTTCAAGGAGGTCGTCGTCGCGCCCGGCTACACCGACGAGGCGCTGGACGTGCTGTGCGAGAAGGAGAACCTGCGGGTACTCGACGTCGGTCGCGAGGCGCGTAGCGCCTCGGACGCGAGTAGCGCGGAACGGAGTTCCGCGGACAGTCGAGCGGCGGAGCCGCGAGACGACGGCGACCAGCCGCGAGCACTCGGCGAACCGACGGAGCGATTCACCGAGAAGCCGATCGTCGGCGGCCGCCTCGTCCAGGAGCGCGACCTGCAGTCGCTCTCGGTCGAGGACCTGGAAGTCGTCACCGAGCGCGAACCCACCGACGAGCAACTGGAGACGATGGTCTTCGCGTGGCAGACGCTCAAGCACGTCAAGTCGAACGGCATCCTCTTCGCGACGGGAACCGAGACGGTCGGCATCGGCATGGGACAGGTCTCCCGCGTCGACGCCGTCCGGCTGGCGGCGATGAAAGCCGACGAGCACGCGGAAGGCAAGGACGCCGAGGGGGCCGTGATGGCCTCGGACGCGTTCTTCCCGTTCCCCGACGGCATCGAGGAGGCCGCGAAGGCGGGCATCGAGGCGGTCGTCCAGCCCGGCGGCTCGGTCAACGACGAGGACGTGATCGCGGCCGCGGACGAACACGACGTGGCGATGGCGTTTACCGGCCAGCGGTCGTTCCGGCACGACTGA
- the purB gene encoding adenylosuccinate lyase: MTDADALYAVSPLDGRYGSRTAPLSPYASEAALMRARVRVEVEYLIALADLEATPLELDLEERERLRDCYRAFAEEDAELIKKLETEGHGEFEATNHDVKAVEYFVRHRLPEDGDASPWIHFGLTSEDVNNLAHRLLVRGAVEEVLLPALYEVRDALADMAREHRDVAMLARTHGQPATPTTFGKEMAVYAARLGRATGRIREATDGLRGKLGGASGTYAAHVAAYPEVDWPAFAREFVAGLGLGFEPLTTQVNPCDDLAVLFDAFRGANDVLLDLDRDVWLYVSDRYLGQEAVEGETGSSTMPHKVNPIDFENSEGNLSKANSDLTFLADYVTTSRLQRDLSDSTVKRNVGAAFAHCLIGYTKTAAGLETVVPNEAVMRDDLENTPEIIGEAVQTILRREGHEDAYERVKALSRGRDVTLADFRDLFDDLDVPEDVREELRALAPGTYTGVAGALVDELE, translated from the coding sequence ATGACCGACGCCGACGCGCTGTACGCCGTCTCGCCGCTCGACGGCCGGTACGGGAGCCGAACCGCGCCGCTGTCGCCGTACGCGAGCGAGGCGGCGCTGATGCGCGCCCGCGTTCGCGTCGAGGTCGAGTACCTGATCGCGCTCGCCGACCTCGAGGCGACGCCGCTCGAACTCGACCTCGAGGAGCGCGAGCGCCTGCGCGACTGCTACCGGGCGTTCGCCGAGGAGGACGCCGAACTGATCAAGAAACTCGAAACCGAGGGCCACGGGGAGTTCGAGGCGACGAATCACGACGTGAAGGCCGTCGAGTACTTCGTCCGCCACCGTCTGCCCGAGGACGGCGACGCCTCGCCGTGGATCCACTTCGGGCTGACGAGCGAGGACGTCAACAACCTCGCCCACCGACTGCTCGTCCGCGGCGCCGTCGAGGAGGTGCTCCTGCCGGCGCTGTACGAGGTGCGCGACGCGCTCGCCGACATGGCCCGCGAGCACCGCGACGTGGCGATGCTCGCGCGCACCCACGGCCAGCCCGCGACCCCGACGACGTTCGGCAAGGAGATGGCGGTCTACGCCGCCCGCCTCGGCCGCGCGACGGGCCGGATCCGCGAGGCGACCGACGGCCTGCGGGGGAAACTCGGCGGCGCCTCCGGCACCTACGCGGCCCACGTCGCGGCCTACCCCGAGGTCGACTGGCCGGCGTTCGCCCGCGAGTTCGTGGCAGGGCTGGGGCTGGGGTTCGAACCCCTCACCACGCAGGTAAACCCCTGCGACGACCTCGCGGTGCTGTTCGACGCGTTCCGCGGCGCCAACGACGTCCTGCTGGACCTCGACCGCGACGTCTGGCTCTACGTCTCCGACCGCTACCTCGGCCAGGAGGCCGTCGAGGGCGAGACGGGGTCGTCGACGATGCCCCACAAGGTCAACCCGATCGACTTCGAGAACAGCGAGGGCAACCTCTCGAAGGCCAACTCCGATCTGACCTTCCTCGCCGACTACGTCACCACCTCGCGGCTCCAGCGCGACCTCTCCGACTCGACGGTCAAACGGAACGTCGGGGCGGCGTTCGCTCACTGCCTGATCGGCTACACGAAGACCGCCGCGGGTCTCGAGACGGTCGTCCCGAACGAGGCCGTCATGCGCGACGACCTCGAGAACACCCCCGAGATCATCGGCGAGGCCGTCCAGACGATCCTTCGCCGCGAGGGCCACGAGGACGCCTACGAGCGCGTGAAGGCGCTGAGCCGCGGTCGGGACGTCACCCTCGCGGACTTCCGCGACCTGTTCGACGACCTCGACGTCCCCGAGGACGTACGCGAGGAACTGCGCGCGCTCGCCCCCGGGACGTACACCGGCGTCGCCGGCGCGCTGGTCGACGAACTGGAGTGA
- a CDS encoding zinc ribbon domain-containing protein, with amino-acid sequence MSPDESLHDEHGCPKCGHEETETDSIATSGTGLTKFMDVQNRKFTVVTCTNCGYSELYRETGSAASDVADFFLGG; translated from the coding sequence ATGAGCCCTGACGAGTCCCTCCACGACGAGCACGGCTGCCCGAAGTGCGGCCACGAGGAGACCGAGACCGACAGCATCGCCACCTCCGGCACCGGTCTGACGAAGTTCATGGACGTCCAGAACCGGAAGTTCACGGTCGTCACCTGCACCAACTGCGGCTACTCGGAGCTGTACCGCGAGACCGGGTCGGCCGCGAGCGACGTCGCGGACTTCTTCCTCGGCGGCTGA
- a CDS encoding M20/M25/M40 family metallo-hydrolase: MTGASRSPDGFDPIAFLEEAVRRASNEEVEPMRAYLRETLEARGVAARVDEAGNVLASRGAADPEGGHVVLNTHVDTVSPHVPFERDGDVIRGRGACDAKGPLAALLAAFLAVDPGAGRLTLAVTPDEELLSTGAHALVSDPDSPVRDADGVIVGEPTGLDVCAAAKGRFEGTITLTGANAHAAAPASGTNAVAALGDVLAALKTFDDRPDAPPAHSDLGAATLTPTVVEGGTATNQVPADCRLTIDRRSVPPETADGFRASLREHLREAVPGDVDVAFSFAERPTPFLEAWETDADDPLARTLAAASSGEIRPFAAATEASYFAAHAPTVVFGPGVLADEEGAVAHAPREYVRTGDVERAAAALAESLSALVGRE, translated from the coding sequence GTGACGGGTGCGTCCCGCTCCCCGGACGGCTTCGATCCGATCGCGTTCCTCGAAGAGGCCGTCCGCCGCGCCTCGAACGAGGAGGTCGAGCCGATGCGGGCGTACCTTCGCGAAACGCTCGAAGCCCGCGGCGTCGCGGCCCGCGTGGACGAGGCGGGGAACGTCCTCGCGAGCCGCGGCGCCGCCGATCCCGAGGGAGGTCACGTCGTGTTGAACACCCACGTCGACACCGTCTCCCCGCACGTCCCGTTCGAGCGCGACGGCGACGTGATCCGCGGCCGGGGCGCCTGCGACGCGAAGGGGCCGCTGGCCGCGTTGCTCGCGGCGTTTCTCGCGGTCGATCCCGGCGCGGGACGGCTGACGCTCGCGGTCACCCCCGACGAGGAGTTACTCTCGACCGGCGCCCACGCGCTCGTCTCGGACCCCGACTCGCCCGTGCGGGACGCCGACGGCGTGATCGTCGGCGAGCCGACCGGCCTCGACGTCTGCGCGGCCGCGAAGGGGCGGTTCGAGGGGACGATCACCCTCACCGGGGCGAACGCCCACGCCGCGGCGCCGGCGTCGGGGACGAACGCGGTCGCGGCGCTCGGGGACGTCCTCGCCGCGTTGAAGACGTTCGATGACCGCCCCGACGCGCCGCCCGCCCACTCCGACCTCGGCGCGGCGACGCTCACGCCGACGGTCGTCGAGGGCGGGACGGCGACGAACCAGGTGCCCGCCGACTGTCGGCTGACGATCGACCGCCGGAGCGTCCCGCCGGAGACCGCCGACGGCTTCCGCGCGTCGCTGCGCGAGCACCTCCGCGAGGCGGTCCCCGGGGACGTCGACGTCGCGTTCTCGTTCGCCGAGCGGCCGACGCCGTTCCTCGAAGCGTGGGAAACCGACGCCGACGACCCGCTGGCGCGGACCCTCGCCGCGGCGTCGAGCGGCGAGATCCGGCCGTTCGCCGCGGCGACGGAGGCGTCGTACTTCGCGGCACACGCGCCGACGGTCGTCTTCGGGCCCGGCGTGCTGGCCGACGAGGAGGGCGCCGTGGCCCACGCGCCGCGGGAGTACGTCCGGACCGGGGACGTCGAACGGGCGGCCGCGGCGCTGGCGGAGTCGCTGTCGGCGCTCGTCGGTCGGGAGTGA
- the dapF gene encoding diaminopimelate epimerase, whose translation MTATVPFEKYHGTGNDFLLVDAAAAVGDRSALAVRECDPESGVGADGILFLDLDPAGDGTPRVGMTLVQPDGGTAPMCGNGARCAAAWAMERTGGDEVVVDTEAGARRARRTDEGVAVEMGAPTFAPREVPVDAAEPVVEREIAGLEVTALNTGVPHAVAFVEDVDAVALGAVAPPVRRADAFPRGTNVTLASPDGDGFRQRTFERGVEGETDACGTGAVAVAAVARRLGLTDADAISVRPPGGDLAIRFVDGGREGEGDGEVWLSGAVEREFDGELAPASAGSGTREP comes from the coding sequence ATGACCGCGACCGTCCCCTTCGAGAAGTACCACGGGACCGGCAACGACTTCCTGCTCGTCGACGCCGCGGCGGCCGTCGGCGACCGGTCGGCGCTCGCGGTCCGCGAGTGCGACCCGGAGTCGGGCGTCGGCGCCGACGGGATCCTGTTTCTCGACCTCGACCCGGCGGGCGACGGAACGCCGCGTGTCGGAATGACCCTCGTCCAGCCCGACGGCGGGACGGCGCCGATGTGCGGCAACGGCGCGCGCTGTGCCGCCGCGTGGGCGATGGAGCGGACGGGGGGCGACGAGGTCGTCGTCGACACCGAGGCCGGTGCGCGACGCGCGCGCCGGACGGACGAGGGGGTCGCCGTCGAGATGGGCGCACCGACGTTCGCTCCGCGGGAGGTGCCAGTCGACGCCGCCGAACCGGTGGTCGAGCGGGAGATAGCGGGGCTGGAGGTCACGGCCCTGAACACGGGCGTCCCGCACGCGGTCGCGTTCGTCGAGGACGTGGACGCGGTCGCCCTCGGAGCCGTCGCGCCGCCGGTGCGTCGCGCCGACGCCTTCCCGCGGGGGACGAACGTGACGCTCGCGAGTCCCGACGGCGACGGCTTCCGCCAGCGGACGTTCGAGCGCGGCGTCGAGGGCGAGACCGATGCCTGCGGCACCGGCGCGGTCGCCGTCGCCGCCGTCGCGCGCCGTCTGGGGCTGACCGACGCCGACGCGATTTCGGTCCGGCCGCCCGGCGGCGACCTCGCGATCCGGTTCGTCGACGGCGGGCGCGAGGGCGAGGGCGACGGCGAGGTGTGGCTGTCGGGCGCCGTCGAGCGCGAGTTCGACGGCGAACTGGCGCCCGCGAGTGCGGGGTCGGGGACGAGGGAGCCGTGA